The Fusobacterium polymorphum genome segment ATAGTTCAAATCTCCCATGAATCTGATAATCATATCTTTATTACCAGTTGATAATTTTCCAATAGGATATGTTGCAACTGATGTTCTTACAATATTATATAGTTCCATAGGTGATAAGTTATATGAAGCTAATTTATCACTATCAACTTGAATTTGTAATTGTTTTTCAGGGTTTCCAAAAATATCAACTTGTCCAATACCAGGTAAACTTTCAAGCCTTGGTTTTAATTGTTCTTTAATAAAGGTTGTAAGAGCAGTTTTACTATCAGCATTAAAAGCTATAATCGCTGTCATATTTCCACCAGCAGCTTCAACTTTTCTAACTAGTGGAGTATTTGCATCACTAGGTAAATTATTTGTTATTTTTGAAACTTCTCTTTGAATTTGAGTAACTTTTTCATCAGTATCAACTCCATAGTCAAAGTTTACTACTACAGTAGAACTACCATATGCAGATACTGTTTGTATTTTATCAATAGCTTCAACATTAGAAAGACTATCTTTAATTTTTTTTGTAACCTGAGTTTCCACATCTTCACTGACCGCACCATTCCAAGTGGTGGTAATAGTTACAACTGGAATTTTTATATTAGGTATCAATTCTTTTTTCATAGAAAACATAGCTAATAGCCCTATGAAAATAAATGATACCATTACCATTGTTGTTGCAACAGGTCTACGTATTGAGATTCCTGCTAATGACATTCTTATTTCACCTCATTTTTAATTTCAACTTTATCGTTATTTTGAAGACCAAATAGGCCTTTAACAATTATTTTGTCACCTTCTTTTATTTCAGGAGATGAAATTTCTGTATATGGTAGGTTTGTTGCTCCCACTGTTACTTCAACTTGTTTTGCTTTTCCATCTTCATACTTAAATACATAGTTTACTAAATCTCTTGTAACTATTGCTTCATCCTCTATACTTAAAACAGAAGATTCTCCAACTGGAATAATAACATTTCCAAACATACCATCTTTAATTTCACCATCAGGATTATCAAGAGCTAACTTTACTTTAAAGTTTTTTGTTGTACTATCTGCAATAGGGTTTAATTCAGTAATTTTCGCTTTGTATTCTTTAGCTAAAGCATCAATTCTTACATTAATTTCATCACCAATTTTCACCTTAGAAATTGCTTCAGGAGTGATACCTACATAAGATTGCATTTGTTTATCATTTAAAATTGTAAATAAAACTTCTTTTGCTGCGATATCATTTCCCTCTTTTATAAATAAATTACCAACAACTCCACTTATTTCAGCTCTTGCAACAAGTTTTGAGTAACTATTTTGAGCATTCATATATGCAGCTTTAGCAACTTCTAAATTTCCTTGTGCACTTGTAAATGTTGCTTCATAGTTAGAAAATTCTAAATAAGAAATTAATTGTTTATCATAAAGTGTTTTAAATTTTTGATAATTATTTCTTGCTATATTATAATTTGAAGTTGCAGATTGATAATTTGCCTTAGCTTGTAAAAAGTCAGCTTCCGTTTGAGCATCTGATAATTTTACAATCACTTCACCTTTTTTTACATACTCACCATTTTTTTTGTAAATTTTTTCTACTGTTGCTCCTTTATCTGTTGAAAAGTCAACTTTCGCTAATGGTTCCCAAACAGCACTTGATTCAAAAAGTTTAGACATTTCTCTTTTTGTTACAGCTGCAACTTCAACAGTTTTTACTGCTTGTTGTTCTTCTGTTGCTACAACTTCTTGTTTAGTATCTTTTTTTTCTTCTTCTTTATCTTTTCCACAAGCAACTAATAATAAACTAGCTACAAGAAATATTGTTAGTATTTTTTTCATAAATTTTTCCTTTCTTCTTTATAATTTGGTTATATTAACAAAGATCTATATGTTTCAAAAGCATAGTAATAATCAAGTAAAACTTTATTATATGCTATTCTAGCTTGTCTATATGTATTTTCAAAATCTAAATAATCAACTGTTGAGATAAGTCCAGCATCATATTTTTCTTGGTTAAGTTCAAAATTAACTTTTGCCGCCTCCAAAGCTTTTGCTTGAGAAGCTATTTGTTTTTCTAAACTTAATACATTAAGATAAGCACTTCTCACATCTATCTCAATATTTTCTTTTGTAGAAGTCTCTCTTAATTCTTCTTGTTCTTCTTGAAGTTTTGCAACTCTGTAATTATCTAAATCACTACCAAAAGAAAAAACTTTCCAAGATACTTGAACTCCACCTGTCCATTCTCCATCTCTATAACTTCTTTCAAATGTTGTTCTTTCACCAGTTCCATAAGAAGCAAAAGCACTTACTTGAGGTAGTAAATCTCCAACAGCTGCCATTCTAGTTGCTGAGGCAACTTTTACTTGTTCTTCAGCAACTTTAGCTGATAAACTTTCATTTATAGCTTGTTTTAAGTCACTATCTAAGTTTATTTTTTCAGAAAAGTTATTAGGAATATCAAAAGGAACTAAATTTAAAGGTTCAGATTTACTAATTCCTGTTCTTATATATAATTTTTCCATATTAGTATCTACAACATTTTTTACATTTATCATTTGAGCTCTTATATCTTCTATTGAGTATTCTGTTTGAAGAATATCAGGTTTAGTTATAAGTCTCAATTTTAATTGTTCCTCTTGTTTTTGGTATCTTTTTAATAAAACTCCTTCTGAATATTTTAAAGCCTCTAAATTTCTTTGAGCATTTATAATATCAGAAAATATTTTTATTGTATCTAGTCTATTTTTAATTTTACTTTGTAAAAATGAGTAACTTGCTATATTTTCATAAGCTTTTGCACCTTTTATACCTGCTGTTACAACTCCACCAGTAAAAAGAGGTTGAGTTAATTTTAAGTTTTGTGTGTACCCTCTTTTTTTGCTAACATAGTTTCTTTCACTTTGAGTTAATATTTGTCTTTCATGCTCTCCAACTGTGTAAGCACCTGTATATGTTACAGAAGGTAAAGCATTTTTGAAAGCCTTACTTACATTTAATTTTGAAATATCTAAATTTTTCTCAGATATTTTCATTTCTTTACTGTTATTTAATGATAAATCTATTGCTTGATCCAAAGTTAAATCTCTAGCTAAGACAATATTTGTCATTAAAAGAAAAACTGTTAATATTTTTTTCATTGTTCCTCCTACTAATCTATATTAATATATAATTTTTTTTATACTCTTTTTTATAAACTCAAGATGATCTTTTATATCATCACTTCTATACATTTTTTTTACTTCATCCAATGTCTTAAATGTAAATCTATCACTATTAAAATCAACATTTTCCATTATAAGAAATACTTCAGCAATACTAAATATCATTTTAGAGCATTTCTCTATATCTTTTTCTTCTATTCTAATATCTTTCTTATATTTATTTAAAACTTCTTTTATTAAATCTATCATAGAGCAAGCAATTATCTTTAATTTTTTAAAATTTTCTTCATTAAAAACTTCATAGTTTCTTTTTAAATTTGTTATCACTAGTTCTAATTTTAATTCATCATCAGTTAAATTTAATAGAGAATTTATATAGTAATCCAAGCACTCATCTATATTTTTTGAATTTTCTAATAAATTATTTTTAAAAATTGTAATATTTTTAATATATTCATCTAAAATTTCACTTAACATTTTATCCTTTGAAGGAAAATAAGTGTAGAAACTTCCTTTAGATATATTTAGTTCTGATGTTAATTTACTTATTGATAAACTACTATAACTTTCTGTTATTATCATATCTTTTGCTTTTTCTAGGATTAAATTTTTTTTATCTATATCAGAATTCATGTCACTTTTAATTTCTCCTTTTTTGATATTTTTAAATTGACCATATAGTCATTGACCGCTTGGTCAATTGGTATAATATCAAATATAATAATTTAAGTCAAGTATTTTTTATTGCTAAATAGAAAAATTTTATATTATTTGAATAATTTTTATTTGCTAAAATTTGAATAATGATATAAAATATAATGAAGTTTTTACAAAAAGGAGTTAGGAAAAAAATGAAGATTTTACACTATCTAAAAAGGTTTATAATGTTTGTGATAAAAGAAATTTTTTCATTCTTTATAAAGCTATTTCTGTTTTTATTTATTGTTGGGATAATTATAAGTGCAGTTATTAAAAGTTTTGAAGAGAAACCAACGGTAGCTATAAAAAATAAAGCTTATGTTTTAATAAATCTTGGGGATAGTTATAATGAAAGATTATTAAAATCAAATTTATTTGAAGATGATTCTATAAATTTTTATACTTTATTACAAAGTATAGAAACTATTTCTTATGATGATAGAGTTGAAGGAATTATTTTAAAATTAAATGGCGATTCTTTAAGTTATGCTCAAAGTGAAGAGCTGGCACAAGAATTATCAATGGCAAGAGCAGCTAATAAAAAAATAATTGCATACTTTGAAAATGTAGGTAGAAAAAATTATTACTTAGCTTCTTATGCAAATGAAATATATATGCCAAGTGCTAATTCAACTAGTGTAAATATATATCCTTATTTTAGAGAAGAATTTTATATAAAAAAATTAGCAGATAAATTTGGTGTAAAATTCAATA includes the following:
- a CDS encoding TetR/AcrR family transcriptional regulator, with translation MNSDIDKKNLILEKAKDMIITESYSSLSISKLTSELNISKGSFYTYFPSKDKMLSEILDEYIKNITIFKNNLLENSKNIDECLDYYINSLLNLTDDELKLELVITNLKRNYEVFNEENFKKLKIIACSMIDLIKEVLNKYKKDIRIEEKDIEKCSKMIFSIAEVFLIMENVDFNSDRFTFKTLDEVKKMYRSDDIKDHLEFIKKSIKKIIY
- a CDS encoding efflux RND transporter periplasmic adaptor subunit; amino-acid sequence: MKKILTIFLVASLLLVACGKDKEEEKKDTKQEVVATEEQQAVKTVEVAAVTKREMSKLFESSAVWEPLAKVDFSTDKGATVEKIYKKNGEYVKKGEVIVKLSDAQTEADFLQAKANYQSATSNYNIARNNYQKFKTLYDKQLISYLEFSNYEATFTSAQGNLEVAKAAYMNAQNSYSKLVARAEISGVVGNLFIKEGNDIAAKEVLFTILNDKQMQSYVGITPEAISKVKIGDEINVRIDALAKEYKAKITELNPIADSTTKNFKVKLALDNPDGEIKDGMFGNVIIPVGESSVLSIEDEAIVTRDLVNYVFKYEDGKAKQVEVTVGATNLPYTEISSPEIKEGDKIIVKGLFGLQNNDKVEIKNEVK
- a CDS encoding TolC family protein, with protein sequence MKKILTVFLLMTNIVLARDLTLDQAIDLSLNNSKEMKISEKNLDISKLNVSKAFKNALPSVTYTGAYTVGEHERQILTQSERNYVSKKRGYTQNLKLTQPLFTGGVVTAGIKGAKAYENIASYSFLQSKIKNRLDTIKIFSDIINAQRNLEALKYSEGVLLKRYQKQEEQLKLRLITKPDILQTEYSIEDIRAQMINVKNVVDTNMEKLYIRTGISKSEPLNLVPFDIPNNFSEKINLDSDLKQAINESLSAKVAEEQVKVASATRMAAVGDLLPQVSAFASYGTGERTTFERSYRDGEWTGGVQVSWKVFSFGSDLDNYRVAKLQEEQEELRETSTKENIEIDVRSAYLNVLSLEKQIASQAKALEAAKVNFELNQEKYDAGLISTVDYLDFENTYRQARIAYNKVLLDYYYAFETYRSLLI